The genomic DNA AGCCTATTAATTttactataaataaaaatgagaagtAAGGGTACTCGTGGACAAAAAACAGAAGTGCCAGTACTCAGTACTTGTGAGTACTGGCCCATTTCAGGCACTGATATTACCATCAGCCCTTTGAGATTCTGTGCAGTAACTCTGACAGCTAGTGTACTAATTTAACATAGCACAACAATAGTGACTTCAACCTTTATCAAACATTTGCTGCAGGAGTTCATGATAAATCATgcaataattaattcattggACATACATTAATTAAACATGAGGTTTTTACCCATACTATAAAGtccttctctttctttattGCAGATATTACGCAACAGTTCATCCCCTGAAGAAGCGTACCTCTGTGTCTACGTGTGCCTCCGTCCTCACCGGCATATGGCTGCTGTCCTGCGGCCTGGTGGCTCCAGCCGTCACCCACACCTACCATGTAGAGTTCAAAGAGGAAGGCTTCACCATCTGTGAGGAATTCTGGCTGGatcaagagaaagaaagacgtGCTTATGCATACAGCACCCTGCTGGTCACGTATGTCCTGCCGCTGTCGGCTGTCTTTGTGTCTTATCTCTGTATTACTGTCAAACTGAGGAAGTGTGTTGCACCAGGCCACAGGACACAAGGCCAGACGGGTGCTCAACAAGCTCGCAAGAGAAAGATCTTTCGCCTGGTTGCTCTTCTGGTGTCTGCCTTTGCAGTGTGTTGGCTTCCAATTCATGTATTCAATGTGCTGCGAGACATAGACATTCACCTCATTAACAAGCGCTACTTTTTACTCATTCAACTGCTGTGCCACCTGTGTGCCATGAGCTCCTCCTGCTGTAACCCTTTCCTCTATGCCTGGCTACACGACCGATTCCGCACAGAGTTACGCAAAATGTTCAAGTGTCGTCATCGCATTGGAGTGCCTGCTAATCACTGTGCTGCCAGTGTGGTCTTGTAATTACCTGGTGAAGATCATCCTTTGTGATTGTGTAAGTTGCAGATTCGCCTTGAGTGCAAATTGAACCACTGGTGTGTCAGACGAAAGGAGTTCATTTTCGGCTCACTTGTCAAATCCTTTTCATGGAAATTCAGATTATTCATTAGCTAAAAGATGTTCCATTGGCCAGGGGTGGCTCCTGGGAAGAGGTCAATCTGTGGGGAATCAAAAAGAGTAATTTTAAAGGTGATCTCACTATTACAGATGGGATATAAAATTAGAAAGCGGTCAATTGGTGTTCAGCCTCATTTTTATTGCAATCTGGCCATTAGTTTTCTTGTGTAAAGGGTCCAAACCTGAAAGGGTTCAGCCACTCTGAAGCATAAATGTGCCCCATAAACCTCATAGCAATCTGCCAGTTTTATGTGAAAGGACACAATGTCACTAGATAAAGGGTTAGTGGGTCACTAGTATAACTTATCCTCTGGGGACAATAAACATCAAGTGcagttttaattaaaatcagGCCATTAGTTTGTTAAATGACATCTTTTTTACAGCCTAGCTAAAAAATTGAAGTTTGCCAGACATTTACACTTTTGGTTGCCAATTCAACACTCAAATTATGAGACTGTGAGAGAAAACTGGAGACATGAATGCTTGTGGATCTAAAGTACTTATTGTACTCGCCTACAAGTCCTCCGTCCTATATGACCACATGGATTGTTTGTTTATACTCTTTAATATGACCCACATGAGTGTTAACGTAGCTACCTATGGCAGAAGATCAAAACATCCTTATTCCCAAACATAACATAATAAGGAGGAGTCCGGCACTGCCAAGATGGCAACGGTAGAAGCCACTGGAGTCACCACCTTTGAGCTTCATTttggctcttcagaaacctcAGGGTGGCATCACAGACACTGtgtccatatatatatacagtctacaAACTCTTGCATTTGTTTGACTCGTCCATCTTGTAGGTGCAGTTTCTTTCCAAAATACTGAGAGTGTTTCTAAATCTCGGAAGAAAATTGCAGCAAGCTGGTTTGATCAATCAAAGCCTTTAGTTAGTTCATGCAGCACAGAGAGAAGTCAGTCAGCGTTCGCTCCCGACAAAAGAAACTCCTACACTTTTATACAGAAATTCAGTCTCACATGATCAAAGGGCGGTAGTTACAGGTAAAGCCGCAACTTAATGTAATTAACATACAGGATAATGACagaaacttcaaagaaacaaaaggaagtGAATTGGAAGAACAGCCAGTCAGATACTATcatgaaaatacacattataaCCCCCTGCAGTTGGGTTGTCTGGTCCTGTGTCTCTGAGACGGGATTTAATTACTATGCTGTAAATGTTTAATGCTTTAAAATATCAAGaatctaataatattttttcacattctcCCCCCTACACAGACTTTGTTGCTCCTTATACTATGTGTACTATCACGACTTCCTCCTCTTCTAGTGTCAAAAAATCAACTGCCATTAGAGGTTAATGcctaacaataaaaataaatatgggtCGCTGCTCGTACAAAAAACCTATGCGGTCGTTTGGGGAACCCAGTCTCTATTGTACATAAGCATAAAAGTTCTGCATGATAAATTAATTGAAGCTGCATTGAATACGTGTTTGGAAAACGGTCACTGCAGAAGTGATTGTTACCTCCAAGGCACTGCCGTCAGAACTGCTCCTGCTACGGTGCTGCTTCCTgtgaaattacatttattaacctGCCCTGAGGCTTTAATTTTCTTTAAGCCTGTAGTTGATGAATATGCACcttaacattatatttttatcaaaTTATTTCTGATGGGATTGTGCAatggttgtaaaaaataaaataaaaaattgggtAATTGGCTAATTGCTAATTGGGTCTGTGTTGCTTTCTTTGTTCTCTGCATTTATTCTATTGCTTCTTGAGGTTTTATGCAAAACTAATTTACATGGTCTTCATCCCACTCCAATTATTTAGTTTGCATTATAGCTGTCATGTAACCTTTTCTGTATTCTCTCAGTTTGCATATCTGTCTCCTGCCTGCAGACAGATTTATATTAACAGCAGCGATAACTCAACAAGTTTCAAGAGTTACGGTCACTAAAATGATTAAACCTCTCCCACAGCGGTATGGATGTAAAACATGTGTGCctttgtttttgctcttttccCATCATTTGCTTGAAGAGACTCTGTGATTTAATTGTTTCATGTCAATGCTGTATACAGTGTAACAACCACAGAACTGAAATTGTGTATATGATTTGTGCTGTGAcattcaaaaaataatatataatttcatCTGTAATGTGTACTGACAATACCCTGTGGAATattgtgaataaaaatacagactGAATGACCTCTTTGCTTCAGATCAATGACGTGCATgaggaaataaaattatatccAACTTGGTCAGAGTGCAGTTGCTCCGCTGAATTTACTAATTAAATAACGGGGAGGACAGAAGTGTTTTATGCAAATCAACGAGACCTGTTTAGGACATTTAAACAATGTGAGAATTTATTGATGGTTTCAGCATGCTTGGTGCTTGCCAACAATGACGTAAACTTCCTGCAGCTGAATTATGTTAATTTTGCTGTTATTCACTCTAAAAAATTTTGCACAATTCTATTTCTGTTCACCATATTGAAGTTTTTCGTTATAAACAGCAGCCTAACTTATTAAACACATGCTAAATATTTGTGATTATCCATGTCCAAATATATATCCagaatctgtaaattaataattaGGGCCCAAGTaggcgaggtccctattgtatttcgaatgattctttattgttattctttgtcccaaattatcgcatttttcactgcctgaacataccccaaaaatcatgaaactttaaatataagtcacaccaggcgaaaaattttataatctattgtcatcctgaattttcaccactaggtggcgctataataaaggaaagtgcgttttggctaataactcccacatacttcatcgaacattcaaaaaccaaagaatactcaagttattaaataacaacaaaacaaaacaacaagttttgtataataatgcacaaactatccctttaatcctcatacagtgtctgaaggaggactcttaactgatatgtataagttagaagaggcaggtagcaatggtggaaagtaactatgtacatttactcaagtggacttaaagtacaattttgaggtacttttatgtacattttatgtaactttatacttctactccactatattttgaggcaaatattgtactttttactcctctacatttagctgacagctttaattacttttcaggtcaagatttaaaatgacaaacatgatacatttaaaatgattaaccatttttatcaattaaaccacttaaaagtttattaggtagttaaaatgagcggagtggagtcatttcacagtgtggtattagtacttttactgaagtaaaggatctgaatacttcttccaccactgtcctttttacttctttacttttttatttataatttttatttttgaattttatgtggtttaatgtgGTTATGGATATGAGCTTTGGCTATATCTTGgtatcttccaccactgtcctttttacttctttactttttaatcttttatttttttattttattttatttttttattgatttatttattttattttatttttattttttatttttctttaaaaaaaatttaaattttaaattttcaaattttaaatgtttttatttttttatttttttaaaattattttctgttgttctgcgcatgcgcggctttgtTGCGCCACTGCGCATGTGCGGTTTTtctgcgctactgcgcatgcgcggcttttgtTGTGCTACTGCGCATGCTCGGGCCTgttgcgcttctgcgcatgcgcgggtttgttgcgcttctgcgcatgtgcagaAAAGCCGCGCGTGCGCAGTAGTGCAGAAAggctgcgcatgcgcagtatAGCAGAAagaccgcgcatgcgcagtaacgcaacggggccgcgcatgcgcagaaaaaatacgaaaaaaaaaaaaaaaaaaaaaataaaaaataaaaaataaaaaataaaaaataaaattaaaaaaataaataaaaataaatcctttACTTGTGTGgtcctcctgaggataaccctttaacccTAGGtgattcataggggtggtatagactggcctcTCTTTtagctgaggttttttttagattCTACCTCACCTGTACATGTATTTTATCTCAGTTTAATTTGatctttcattttaaaaatgtgcaaatgaaCATAAAAGTATTAAGCATAGGTGAGATTTCGTATTGTATATGGGCCTGAAAGCTGTGAGCTGCATGGATTATCTCCTTTGTTTCTTTACAGAAgttacatttttacactgcagttAACACTGAAGCATAATCCAGATTCAAGATCATAGTCCAAAAAGCTCAGTGCTTGCATCAAAGACATTAAATCCAATCAAGCAGGCATGATTTAAATCTAGTACAACATATTTGCTCTTTTCTCTTAAGAATTTGACAATTAGTCTGACCATGAAAGGAGGTTTTTACTCTGAAGAGATTGATATTAACAGAATAATCAGTCACAGCTAAAATTCAGACCTTCACGCTGGCATTTGCAATGAATTTGTAATGAAGTTAAAACCTTCTGAACGTTTTTTTTAGGTGTTATGAAACCACTCAACACAATGAAGGCTTGGCATAATAGACCTTTTCACCAGCAGACATCTTGATTTGTATGGCAGGAAGAGCAAAAGGTATACTAATAACTGATAATATTAACAATGGCTATGTCCTATTCAAGTGTCAGTAAGCCAATAACAGTGTAACAGTGAGTCAGCGTGCACAATATGCTGGTAGTATTAGATGATCAGGGTGACTTTTTATGTTACCAGTTCGCAACCTCTGCTTCTTCTATTCTATGTAATGGTGGATTACAGCCTTGTGAAGAGTGCCAACTTCGGATGAAACTatgttgtagtttattttttattaaatccatTGATGGAACACTGCTAAAAAAGGGctttctaaaaacaagataaaaacactaaatctgatgaaaaaaggaattaaaaacaagtgaaattatctgtccatgcagcaagataatttcacttgacaagatttcttgaattaagattgttaaatctagaaataagattATAGTGTaaagttgaacacttaaaaaaggaaattaactcttaaaacaagatagattatccaacacttctaaatctaagttgttgttttttttatcttggtaagaaccaaataatttgcagtgaaaTGTGCCTAATTTGAATTTCTTTTCTGAGACTTTTAAGAAGTTTGCTTAACTTTCACTTGATAATAAAATGAAAGCCCGGCTGCTGATTACAAACATATGgtgtcattaattcattcatataCTCAAATGCTCATCCAAAccctggagccaatcccagctgacattgggtgagaacATCATCTGAtgtgtcaaaaataaaaaaaatttcaccAGTTCAACACAACTTTATTTGAAACTGAAGAAGgtatacacaaaaacaaaaacaagcataaTCTGCTACTGAATTAAACTTAAAGTTTGCAGCATCTCTTATAAACTAAAATCTTATGTAATAAGTACTTAGAACAGACTTAGAATAGTCTGGTTTTAATGCATAGCATATTATAATTTCCCACTCTCAGAAAGCATTTTCTGAGTCAGCGCAAATTCTCGAGCTTCCCGAGGAGTACGGATGTATGATTCAATTTCGCTGTCAGAGATTTCTTCATCACCAGTTACATCTTTGAGCTCAGGCTGCACTCTCCTTCTCTTGGCATGAATCACACACGGAGGAGCAAACAGCACTCTCTTCCCCCAGTTTGGTTCTGGATCTGGGCTCTCCAGAGTGTCTCTGTGCAGCTCAGGCACCGTGCATGGATTATCATGTCCAGCTCCTGTTTGCTGGGCCCTCTCAGCATTCAGTTCACATGTTTCCACAGAGGATGTGTTTGGATCCTCCTCTTCAAGCTCAGAGATGTCGGAGGGAGCGGTCTCCTCAGTTAGAGAGTCCTCGAAGCTAGTCAGACACTCTGCCAGCAAAACATCCTCGTGGGTTTTCAGAGCCCTCCTTAGCAGGGTGTGCTTGTTCTTTAGAATATCTCCTACCAGCAGAACCACGTTGTTTGGCGTCACCACCGCCCCGACCCAGGGAATCTCCTTACCCAGCTTACACAGCACCTCCTTCATCTCAATTATTCTTTTCAAAGCAGGTTTGTGCTTATTCACTTTGGCAATGTGACAAAATGTATCCAGAGAAGTTTTCAAGCGGTACTTGTTGGGTTTCAAGGACTGCCAGGACAGATAGACCGCCGCCATCATGATGGGGATGGGCCGACGGCCAGTCACAATCCAGGATTCTGCTGCCAGCTCCACCAGGGCCACGGCTCGCTTGGTCAAGTCCTTGGTGTTCTCAGCCAGTTCTTCAGCAACATGAAGTGAGCTAATTTTGTACCTGGTGGAAAGAAGTAACATTTTCACCAACTATTGAAATCTTTTTAGGAAAGTAAAAGCACCAAAAGCATAATTTAAAACACTGCATATGATTTAGAGCGCTCTTTGTTTTGCTGTCTAAAGGAATCAACGGCAAGTTTTAGAAGGACTGGGTCATAAAAACTTAATAACCTGCTGTAACGCTGGTTGCAAACTTGTCACCTTTTGGCATAGATTTCCATCTTAAATACCAAATATGTCATTTGTGTGATTTGAGAAGATCcaattagtttttttaatttgagagAGGGGAGTCGGGGAGGGGGGAGTGAAATTAGGTTCATTTTTGACTGCTCTGTTTGCCTCAAGGTAAGGATCTTTTTGCCACATTAAGATAACCTGCCTTACATGACTATGTGGCAAGTGTGGGACTGTTAATAAGCCAGATACAGTTGAGTTTTGATTAATGATCACTAACCATCACAGTTTGTTCTGTAATGTTAGGTGTTAACGCTATTTCATTAGAGTCAAACATTAGCTAGCGTACTTGTTTCTCCAAATTATACTTACTAACGTTACCATTTTGCCAGCGATAACAAAACAGGTTAAACTCTTCAGCGAGAATGCCACCTAACTCAGGGTTACCTTAAGCCCCTGATGGTTCTGTTTTCTTTATATTATCAAGGTTAATTATGTCCTAAACTATGTTGTTTTGGACACTATGTTTTGctgttcatgtcttttcatttaCTTCCCCATTGCACTTAATACTCTTGGTGGCTTTATTGGACCAGACTGACACTGTGTTGATATGGGTGAGGGCTGGCTCctctcaaaacaacagaaaaactcaaaagaaaaaataaataaatgatgatgtgGACTGAATGCCAGGTACAGAAGTCAAATCATGTCACTTGAGGAGAGGCAGATGCCAAGCTCACTGAGAACGACAGAAGCTGAATCAAAAGAAGGTTTTTCTTTTAGTTGTAGTGGGTGTGAAATCAATGTTTAAATGTAATACACAAGTCCTGTCTTTAACTGACCAAACATCAGTTGCAATAGCtgcaaagaacaaaaaacacattcatttttagTAGCGACCCTGATCACTTTTTTCACCCCTGATGAGTTTGTAGCCCTGTGTCACATTAGGTTCACTACCAGTCAGTCTTCTATCATATGAGACTGTGTAACAGAGGGAAACAAGAAaggttttatctgttttttgaaTGGCCTGTTTAACTATCATGTAACTGATGATCATTCAGACCCCTGCCCTTCACTTACTCCTGGCAGTGGGACTCCATCACATCTATGACGTTGAAGATCGGAGCCTCAATGCTGAGAATCTTGACCATCTCTAGGTAAACCGATCCCACCACCGCCGGGTCGGCATCCACCAGACAGCTGATGGTTCCCATGGTGATGGGCCAATTGAGCAGTCTGCAGCTTACCAGCACGCAGCAGCCACCGAGGACATCTTTCTTCTGGAGCCTCACTTGGATTAAACTTTTGTGCTCATAGGCCTGTTTGTAATAAGTCTGCGACAGATTCTCGATCTCACTGTTGACTCGGAGAATCCGACATATCGCTCTCACACGCTGCACACCTGAAGAGGTTAATAAAGATATATGAGAGCAGCAGGatcaactatatatatatatatatatagaagagCTGCTGTGTAACAATATCTCTAACAAGCAAAAGCTCCCCTCAGAGAGATCTCACCTTTTATCAGGTTCCTACATGGCTTTTTGGACACTGCTGTGGTCTGGCTGTACATGACATCTATAAAAAAgcacacaaga from Centropristis striata isolate RG_2023a ecotype Rhode Island chromosome 19, C.striata_1.0, whole genome shotgun sequence includes the following:
- the LOC131992269 gene encoding prolactin-releasing peptide receptor-like — encoded protein: MEGNHSGSAGSTQPSVSGGHTDGHIYEVAVQNSSTNRSSQFADVALLQTFKPLIIPCYVLVVVVGVFGNYLLLYVICRTRKMHNVTNFFIGNLAFSDMLMCVTCVPFTLAYAFNPHGWAFGRPMCYLVFLIQPVTVYVSVFTLTAIAVDRYYATVHPLKKRTSVSTCASVLTGIWLLSCGLVAPAVTHTYHVEFKEEGFTICEEFWLDQEKERRAYAYSTLLVTYVLPLSAVFVSYLCITVKLRKCVAPGHRTQGQTGAQQARKRKIFRLVALLVSAFAVCWLPIHVFNVLRDIDIHLINKRYFLLIQLLCHLCAMSSSCCNPFLYAWLHDRFRTELRKMFKCRHRIGVPANHCAASVVL
- the brf2 gene encoding transcription factor IIIB 50 kDa subunit, translated to MSAGLSCPGCGSSNIVEDDLYCQAQMVCVDCGSVVSEGVLANEPVGGSDVMYSQTTAVSKKPCRNLIKGVQRVRAICRILRVNSEIENLSQTYYKQAYEHKSLIQVRLQKKDVLGGCCVLVSCRLLNWPITMGTISCLVDADPAVVGSVYLEMVKILSIEAPIFNVIDVMESHCQEYKISSLHVAEELAENTKDLTKRAVALVELAAESWIVTGRRPIPIMMAAVYLSWQSLKPNKYRLKTSLDTFCHIAKVNKHKPALKRIIEMKEVLCKLGKEIPWVGAVVTPNNVVLLVGDILKNKHTLLRRALKTHEDVLLAECLTSFEDSLTEETAPSDISELEEEDPNTSSVETCELNAERAQQTGAGHDNPCTVPELHRDTLESPDPEPNWGKRVLFAPPCVIHAKRRRVQPELKDVTGDEEISDSEIESYIRTPREAREFALTQKMLSESGKL